The Phragmites australis chromosome 15, lpPhrAust1.1, whole genome shotgun sequence genome window below encodes:
- the LOC133893357 gene encoding NAD-dependent malic enzyme 62 kDa isoform, mitochondrial, whose amino-acid sequence MASISQNLRRSLAPDRLRRLLQPRGYVTAECHRPVVLHKRGPDILHDPWFNRGTAFSMTERDRLGLRGLLPPNVVSSQQQIDRFMLDLQRLQKYARDGPSDTYPLAKWRILNRLHDRNETMYYKVLIDNIEEYAPIVYTPTVGLVCQNYSGLFRRPRGMYFSAEDRGEMMSMVYNWPADQVDMIVVTDGSRILGLGDLGVHGIGIAIGKLDLYVAAAGINPQRVLPVMIDVGTNNEKLLKDPLYLGLQEHRLEGEEYVSVIDEFMEAVFTRWPNVIVQFEDFQSKWAFRLLQRYRKTYRMFNDDVQGTAGVAIAGLLGAVRAQGRPMLDFPKQRIVVAGAGSAGIGVVNAASRTMARMLGNNEVAFESARSQFWIVDAHGLITEDRANIDPDARPFARRKSELGHQGLSEGANLVEVVKRVKPDVILGLSAVGGLFSKEVLEALKDSSSSRPAIFAMSNPTKNAECTPEEAFSVLGEKVIFASGSPFDDVDFGNGKIGHSNQGNNMYLFPGIGLGTLLSGARVISDGMLQAAAERLASYMKEEEVLQGIIYPPISRIRDITKEVAAAVVREAVAEDLAEGYRDMDARELARLSEEETAEYVKTNMWSPVYPTMIYKKD is encoded by the exons ATGGCGTCCATCTCGCAGAATCTCCGGCGATCCCTCGCCCCCGACCGCCTGCGCCGCCTCCTCCAGCCGCGCGGGTACGTCACGGCGGAGTGCCACCGCCCGGTCGTCCTCCACAAGCGCGGCCCCGACATCCTCCACGACCCCTGGTTCAACCGG GGCACGGCGTTCTCGATGACGGAGAGGGACCGGCTCGGCCTCCGCGGCCTGCTCCCGCCCAACGTCGTCTCCTCGCAGCAGCAGATCGACCGATTCA TGCTTGATCTGCAAAGGCTGCAGAAATATGCGAGAGATGGGCCATCTGATACTTATCCATTAGCAAAATGGCGCATCCTCAACAGATTGCATGACAGAAATGAAACAATGTACTACAAG GTCTTAATAGATAACATTGAGGAGTATGCACCAATTGTTTACACACCAACCGTTGGACTTGTTTGCCAAAACTACAGTGGCTTGTTTCGACGGCCTCGGGGAATGTATTTTAGTGCAGAAGATCGTGGGGAGATGATGTCCATGGTGTACAATTGGCCAGCTGATCAG GTTGACATGATAGTGGTGACTGATGGAAGCAGGATATTGGGCCTTGGTGATCTAGGGGTGCATGGTATTGGCATTGCTATTGGAAAGTTGGATTTatatgttgctgctgctggaatAAATCCTCAGAGG GTTCTTCCAGTTATGATTGATGTCGGAACGAACAATGAGAAGCTCCTTAAGGATCCTCTTT ATCTTGGGCTACAAGAGCATCGTCTTGAGGGAGAAGAATATGTCTCAGTTATTGATGAATTCATGGAAGCTGTATTTACTCGCTGGCCTAACGTTATTGTACAG TTTGAAGATTTCCAAAGTAAGTGGGCCTTTAGGTTATTGCAGCGTTACAGAAAGACTTATCGCATGTTTAATGATGATGTCCAG GGAACTGCTGGTGTTGCAATAGCTGGCCTTTTAGGAGCTGTACGGGCACAAGGAAGGCCAATGTTAGATTTCCCGAAGCAAAGGATTGTTGTTGCGGGTGCTGGCAG TGCTGGTATTGGAGTGGTGAATGCTGCAAGCAGAACCATGGCAAGGATGTTAGGAAATAATGAAGTTGCTTTTGAGAGTGCCAGGAGCCAATTCTGGATAGTTGATGCCCAT GGTCTAATAACAGAGGACCGTGCAAATATTGACCCAGATGCACGTCCTTTTGCTAGGAGAAAGAGTGAGCTTGGTCACCAAGGCCTAAGTGAGGGAGCAAACTTAGTTGAAGTG GTTAAAAGGGTGAAGCCTGATGTCATACTTGGATTATCTGCTGTTGGTGGTTTGTTCTCGAAGGAG GTTCTAGAAGCGCTAAAAGATTCATCCTCTTCGAGACCAGCAATTTTTGCAATGTCCAATCCAACAAAGAATG CTGAATGTACACCGGAAGAAGCCTTTTCAGTTCTTGGTGAAAAGGTCATCTTTGCTAGTGGAAGCCCATTTGATGATGTGGATTTTG GTAATGGGAAGATTGGCCACTCCAATCAAGGGAACAACATGTATCTCTTTCCTGG AATAGGGCTTGGAACCCTTCTGTCTGGCGCTCGGGTTATCTCTGATGGAatgctgcaggctgcagctgaACG CTTGGCCTCGTACATGAAAGAAGAGGAGGTTCTCCAAGGGATAATTTATCCTCCAATCTCCAG AATACGTGACATCACTAAGGAGGTGGCAGCAGCAGTGGTAAGGGAGGCAGTAGCAGAGGATCTAGCTGAGGGATATCGTGACATGGATGCACGTGAACTTGCAAGACTCAGCGAG GAAGAAACTGCTGAATATGTCAAGACAAACATGTGGAGTCCAGTCTATCCAACAATGATATACAAGAAAGACTAG
- the LOC133892434 gene encoding expansin-like B1 translates to MAPWLHLSSCMDNVLALFVPLHTTPMALRLHRHLPALLYLMLISRATADANFTVSKAVYYPNSSTKGAENGACEYGTYGATLNNGDVSASSSLYRNGVGCGACYQVRCTNPYYCSPNGVTIVITDSGASDGTDFILSQHAFSRMGQNKDAGATLLNLGYVGIEYRRVSCIYPGKNIVFKITESSNFPYYLEFEIWYQQGNQDIIAVQLCETVNLTCQLLSRTHGAVWAAVSPPSGPLSIRMLFSSGAPRGGDQRWLVPTTTIPQNWTAGDTYDSGVQIQLQ, encoded by the exons ATGGCTCCATGGCTCCATCTCTCATCTTGTATGGACAATGTTCTAGCATTGTTCGTTCCTCTCCATACTACCCCAATGGCTCTTCGGCTTCATCGCCATCTCCCAGCTTTGCTTTACCTCATGCTAATCTCTAGAGCTACTGCAGATGCAAACTTCACCGTGTCGAAAGCAGTATATTACCCCAACTCCAGCACAAAAGGGGCCGAAA ATGGAGCATGTGAATATGGGACATATGGGGCGACACTCAACAATGGCGATGTTTCAGCATCATCAAGTCTCTACAGGAATGGGGTAGGATGTGGTGCTTGCTATCAG GTCAGGTGCACAAATCCTTACTACTGCTCTCCAAATGGTGTGACAATCGTGATCACCGACTCTGGGGCAAGCGACGGGACTGACTTCATCCTCAGCCAGCATGCCTTCTCCAGGATGGGGCAGAACAAGGACGCTGGTGCAACACTGCTGAACCTTGGCTATGTTGGAATTGAGTACAGGAG GGTTTCTTGTATCTACCCAGGCAAGAATATTGTCTTCAAGATTACTGAAAGCAGCAATTTCCCCTACTATCTTGAATTTGAGATATGGTATCAACAAGGCAACCAGGATATCATTGCAGTCCAGCTTTGTGAG ACTGTGAACCTGACATGCCAGCTTCTGAGCCGAACTCATGGTGCCGTATGGGCTGCTGTCTCCCCACCAAGTGGCCCCCTGTCCATAAGGATGCTGTTTAGCAGCGGAGCTCCACGTGGTGGTGACCAGAGATGGCTAGTTCCCACAACCACAATACCACAGAACTGGACTGCAGGGGACACGTATGATTCTGGGGTCCAAATACAGCTACAGTAG